From the Colletotrichum lupini chromosome 1, complete sequence genome, the window ataaacgctaagtagctcgtaaaaaagctatataaactattaaaaaccgtataggccgttaagtacggttaataaaattaaaccctcctttttataaaatcgtaaattttaaaaacttactaaaaatacctacttatcgctcgtatataataaaattaaatattttaaaaatcttattttttatagcctcttagtaccctattttatatcttttaagtagtctttttcgtaacttaattatagttaagtaattattgcttattaacgatcctttttattacttagttaatttcttaaaattaataattttatactaagaactaatataaaaaaaagcccttaagtagccctctaaaggattctttttttttctttttaaatcctcgtttttttagccttttcttaagctaataataactctagcgagaggttataggactactttaaaatagccgcctttttcttaagttaatttctaaaatttataatactcttaacttaatattattaagacctctaaatcccctcttctcttgttaaaccgtcccctatattatattcttaagtaatacttagggaggtagttaagggagctataaagaagttatttaaatcgcgagcttaaagtcgtacttataaaatccttataataataaacttttttatatactataaatctcttaatttaataactcttataaggttacttttattattaaataaaaatatttacgtttagaaatccccttttttaattacgtagtactcttttatattatattattaagctcgtttattatactaattaattaggtaagtagtcgttacgtaaatatttttttttattaatttaactagttaatttctaattacgggccggttataaaaaagtcgtttaataaaaaagctactcggggtaacgataaaaggctagttacttaagcggttttattaattaacgtattttaatataataaatatcgacctctcgtaagtaataaaaggctacgattacttaattccgtgtaatatttaaaaatcgcctccttttttatctacttctataaggttaattagtacaaatctcctatcccgtatagtattaaaaagttatctcttttatataataagatactttaccaatttataataataaaatttaactactaattagtattaatatccttattataaagtagttagttcgaaccgtagttaataaagaaattaattaaactatataaatatttatatagtaagtataaaaaaaaggttctaaccgtaagttaggctggctacgataattataaatagggcccccaattggcccctgcgcagtcggccgtacgccgcggtcaaattggacttctaatccgacattAGTTAATACACTACCACATTACTTAGCACACCTCGGAGGGTTTTGCCATGCAAATCGTTGAGCGAGAGTCGGAGATCACCTATAACACGGATGTGCTGAACCAGACCTGCACCAACTAGATGAACTACGTAGTCCAGTCTGACTTGAATCAATATGATTCCGGTGTCTAAGGCTTGAGGCTAGTAATATCGAATGATTATGCGTGCTCAAGGGTCATAAAGGTCCATAATACAACGGGCAGAGAGGGCAGAAAACGTTCCATAATGTAATAGAAACTTTTCACTCCAGCACCTATCTATAAGGCTTGGACTACGTGTCGGTTGTCATGGCCTCGCTTGAGGAAATCGCCCCACTCCCATGTACCAAAACCGCACGCTCGATACTTCAGTTGAGATCCGATGCCTTCATTACTTATGATCAGCAGGACCAAGAAGCGTGACGGATGTATAGAAAGTAGTGTCATGGACCAACGTGGGGTAGTGTCCATTacaaaatattactaactaactcTCGAGTGAAGCTAAGTGAGCATTTATCAGCACGAAGTGGGCTGCCGCCTCTTGGATACTTACATCTGCAGCCTGATAACAGATCTCAAGATATCACTATCATGCAGAACAACTCTGCGCCAATACTTGTTTGATAACATGACTTGGTCGCCTGTTCCTAGTATGGACACAAGTAAGCTTAAGACATCTCACAGGCAACTGTGTTGTTCCGCCATCGACTAGCTCCAGTACGAGGCCTAGCGAACAACTCTTCCTGCTTCAGGTCTTCAGTGCCGACACCGAGCATTCCCCGCAACCCCTCAACTGCAGCGCTGCGCTATCAGCTGAACAAGATAATGATAGGATGGCCGTACCGGCATTCAGACGTGTTTTGCCGCACCACGATCGGGAATAAGATGATATCTTCGGGTCCTTTTTTTCCGGACTGAGAGATAACGACTACCGGGCCCAACCAACACCCCAGTCACCTTCCTGCAATGGCATGGTTCTCGGCGCAACGCAGCATTTGATTCGTCTGAACAGCAACGGCCTGACGATCGCCACATACTTATCGAGGGCGTGAATGGGGATGTTCTCCAACATGCTTAACATCTCCACGCGATCCTTACACCCCATTAGATATAGGTGCGTCATAGACAGCCGTGATATCAGTAGAGGCGCTCCGACGGGCAGTCCCATATAACGATGGCAGAGCCACTCGTCCCTACTATTGCTACAGCCAGAAGTTCCAGCCGCGTCTCCTCACGCCATCACCATGAGCTCCGACGGAAAGATCGATGTCGAAAAGGCCACACGCTTTGGTGGTGGTCAGTCTGAAGTATTGGTCGGAGAGGTCAGGGACATCAAGAACGCTGATGCTGCGCTGGAATTTCTTCGAGACGGCGGGGATGTCACACCTATGACAGCGGAGGATGAGCGCCTCTTAAAGCGCAAGATTGACTGGCGAATCGTTCCCCTCATGTTTGCGTGTTACATTCTCCAGTATCTTAACAAAACCTTGATCAACTACGCGAACGTCATAGGGCTGCAGAGCGACACGAATATCACTGGCGATCAATACTCCCAACTGGCCATGATATTCTACGTCAGCTATCTAACATTCGAGTTCCCTCACGCTTGGGGCATGCAGAGATTCCCAACGGCAAAATACATTAGGATTATAGTCTGCATATGGGGTACGGTATTGGCAACTACATCAGCCTactagcgcttatacccatatAAACAAATCAAATATAAGGTTCGTATTTGATTATTTAGCTCATTTctcgcgctatatttaattattcaataattaattaataaatttaactaatttcttaatcgggaattaaataaagctattataaaagtccttataatattaacttatagactttacctcgattagcttttttaattaaaaaattaacctcctatttttatagtaccgCTACGAAGCTAGTTCTTAAGAtattaaacctcttttaatataaaaaatcttattaataatcgctataaaattaaagttaactttataaggctAAATATCCTctcgtaatttattattatcgtaaggattataaagatattaagtataagcttatttaatattaaataggttaattaataattaatttactattaaattaagttaaggaccggctaagggataatttataagtaatattaattaagcttaggcgcatagttaattattacgtttattatttaaaatattaattattattagtattacgaaTCTTTTACAATActttttagaattataagggtatcaaaaatagcttataactattataataaaaaaagaggacttaGATAATAAGGAAGAGAAGGACTTACTATCTTATctatatactatctttattaataatcgtaaaatcccttttttatattaaatagttagtagctctatttaggcatattttacctcttttttaactattttaatccttacttagggtaaaaaataattactataatataaaatagagagttatttaatttagtataatacttattaaaaacttactaagtattaataattaataattagaagtattttcgtaaattaaaattattattaagaagtagctcTACTTActccctaagtatatacttagactaaatataataagggatactacttaaaattagagattaaaaaagaggttaagatataaattaataacgagctaattactaataaggtaatattacttatattaattataattacgacgctataatttaaaaagccgtaagatctatcttttttttttaaaaatttattatataactttttttactCCTTAAAacggttaataaagtactcgagacttactattactttttataaatagctataactatcTCCTTTACCCTAGCcctaatatcttattatctagaggtaaaatagcttaagtactacttttagcttagttagtaattactaatcgttattattaaaaacgtccttaataaggatccgttattttagatctttataaacttaactagttattaaaaaggtataaatctactttctttttataaagagcgctatattataaaatatattaaattttattttatattattattaagtattagtataagctcttataataattccttaaagagagtaaatatattattctcgtcggttttattactaacctcgAGGAaggccttatattattaaagtaacgagtaaataaatttaataacgttccgaagtttattaatagggccccttatgCGCTAAAGGTTaagatttttttaaagttacttagtattaattaatatatctaattcTTATTcaaatacctctttattattactaaataaaaaggtcctattaacgaggttaagaatataaccGTAGTACTTTATCCtctagttaagaatatttttctaagtataagtataagataatataggatataagtaacctaggtaaatatcgttatttaaagtattattataaataactactccgacttagttacttaattcctagtcgtttattactaattttattatctaagtaatattagccctattataagtattatattattattataaaataataaagtattatatttattacttagtatagtttaaaaagtaagtaaaaatagtaataatagtattccgtattaataaggtctataaatcgaataataaatagactttCGTTATTAACCTCTAGATctctaccctaattatatttttctttttaataaagatcttacttagctcttttcttatatttctatataataataagagttcgttagtaatattataatctaattaataaaggaggGCCCGGAggtaaggattataaaaagttataaataggctattattattaataatatacttaattactaattctttaattctcgttacttagccctttataataatattaaaaataagtttttatttctttaatataaagtcgtacttagaggattctaataaatataacgacttattaaagcttagatctattacttagtattttaattttaaataagccgttattaagcttataattactattttaaaataagtaataatacttattttattatagtaacgataaaactaaaagactTCGCTtcgaatatttttattataaatctcttaagtAAAGACCCCCTCTAAGcggatttataacttttttagttttacgcccttttataatattaaatcgttattaataaaagtcctccctttttaaattatttttaaaagggcgaggaggctattgcgattattaaaattggttaataatataaagctagtattaattaaggtctatagttataaagtaatccGAAATAGTAGCTACGTACTAaagattatataacttattactaattaattaattataatatagtaaatcgattaatatataatttaattaatattaataataattataatagttataaagggttagaaataatagtacgtaacttcgttagttttattaatattaagaaaagggggtactagaggttttttaaattcctaaatataataggatactaaatttagggctctataatacttaggcccttttctttttatagtaattactaataatctatttagttaagtagtataataccgaacttataatcgtaagtaaAGAGTCGTAGGTTCGAATCCCgctctaagtatttatattcttaattataaacttttatagggtataattaaaaatatcgatttttaattagcctagccccggattttcttttttccgggcgaccttatatttaattaaatatattaaatatagggccttacgatatttaattatttaacttactaaaattcctatatttaactatttgtttgattaatttaaatgggtataagcgctgcaGCCTACTACAACTGGGCCGGGCTAGTTATGACGAGAGTCCTTCTAGGCGTTTTTAAGAGTGCTGTTGCCCCTTCACTCATCGTCATTACGACCATGGTCAGTTTTCGTCGTATGTTCACATCCTTGAATCCTCCTAATGTTTCGTCTACAGTGGTACAAACGTCAAGAACAGCCTCCTAGGATGGGCATCTAGTATCTCGGCACTGGTGGCGGCACCATCGTCGGCTCCCTCATTTCTTTCGGTTTTCAGCACTACCACAGCTCCGGCTTTACCTCATAGCAGATCATGTTTCTCATCTGCAGCTTGATCACCATTGCTATCGGTATCACGGTAATTCTAATTCTTCCGGATAATCCGATGAGCGCACGCTTCCTCTCCCGCGAGGAGAAAATTTGGTCTATCGAGCGATTAAGAAGCAACCAGACTGGCATCGAAAACAAGCGATTCAAGCGCGAGCAGGCGATCGAGTGTTTCACAGACCCACAAACCTATCTTTTGGCGCTCATCACCATTGCTTCAAATGTGCCCAATGGAGCCGTCTCCTCGTTTCAGGCCACCATTATCAAGGGGTTTGGGTACACATCTAAGG encodes:
- a CDS encoding allantoin permease — its product is MSSDGKIDVEKATRFGGGQSEVLVGEVRDIKNADAALEFLRDGGDVTPMTAEDERLLKRKIDWRIVPLMFACYILQYLNKTLINYANVIGLQSDTNITGDQYSQLAMIFYVSYLTFEFPHAWGMQRFPTAKYIRIIVCIWGTVLATTSAY